TGAGTGGCCGGAACGTGCTCAAGGCTGCCTGCCGCCGCCAGACCTGCGGCTGCGCCTTCATCATGCAGGTCTCGGGCGTATCCTCGAAGCCGTGGCAGATACACCGCAAGGGCAGGCATGTCTGAACGCGCTCATCCCAGCCATGGGCGCCGACAACTCCTCAGATACGCCGGCGCCTCGCTGATCCTTTCGGTGACGCCGCTGGCCGGGGCCGCCGCCAGGCTGCCATCGATCCTCGCCGTGCGCATCTGGCCGGCCGCGGATTACACCCGGGTTACCCTCGAACACGACGCACCCTTCAAGTTCACCCATTTCACTGTTGAGAATCCTGACCGCCTTGTCGTCGATATCGAAGGCGTCGAATTCAACAGTGTCCTCGATAGCCTCGCCCGCAAGGTGGCGACGGACGATCCGAACATCAAGCTGCTACGTGCCGGCCGCTTCAAGCCGGGCGTGGTGCGTTTGGTCATGGAACTCAAGGGCAAGGTCAATCCGCAGGTGTTTACACTTGAGCCCGCAGGTGAATATGGTCGCCGGCTGGTCCTTGACGTCTACCCGGTCAATCCGCCCGATCCGATGATGGCCTTGCTCGAGGGTCGAAAGGACGCGGTCGAGCCGCTCAAGAACGAGCAGGATTTCCAGGTCGCCGACAAGCATGCCGATGAGTCAGCGGGCAAAAGGCCCGACAAGACCATCGAAGCGCCAGAGGTGCAGACCAGCAAGAAATCCGGCAAGCCGATTGTAGACCGTCTGGTTACCATCACCCTGGATCCCGGCCACGGTGGCGAAGACCCCGGGGCCATCGGCAAGGCCGGCACTTACGAAAAGAATGTCACGCTCGAAGTCGCCCGCCGTCTGAAGGCGCGTATTGACGCCGAGCCGAACATGCGTGCCGTGCTCACCCGCGATTCTGATTTCTTTGTGCCCTTGCAGATGCGTGTGCAGAAGGCCCGCCGCATCCAGTCTGATCTCTTTCTGTCCATTCATGCCGATGGCTGGATTCGGCCGGACGCCCGTGGTTCATCGGTGTTCGTGCTGTCGGAAAAGGGCGCATCGAGTACGCAGGCCCGCCTGCTTGCCCAGAAGGAAAACCAGGCTGATCTGATTGGCGGCGTCAATCTTGGCAGCAAGGACATGTTTCTCGCCCGTACCCTGCTCGACCTGTCGCAGACTGGCACCATCAATGACAGCCTGAAACTGGGTAAATATCTGCTCGGCGAACTGGGCACCATCAACACCCTGCACAAGGCCAGTGTCGAACAAGCCGGCTTTGCCGTGCTCAAGGCACCAGACATTCCCTCAGCCCTGATCGAAACAGCATTCATCTCCAACCCGGAAGAAGAAGCCCGGCTCAACGACGATGCCTATCAGGAGAAACTGGCCGGCGCGATCGTCCGCGGTATCCGTCAATATTTCATCAAGCATCCGCCCGGGCCGAAGTCCAGATTGGCTTTGCTCGGTTAGTCGGCCTGCAAGTCAGCCCTGGCTTGCTTTAACTACCTATTTTTCCGTGAAGACGGTCCTGAACATCGGGGCCAGGGCACGCCGTCCGCGCTCGTTGAGGTGGTTGTTGTCGGAAAAAAGTGGCCGACCATCACGCGAGCCGTAGCACTTTTCCTTCTCGCAA
The DNA window shown above is from Dechloromonas sp. HYN0024 and carries:
- a CDS encoding N-acetylmuramoyl-L-alanine amidase; this translates as MSERAHPSHGRRQLLRYAGASLILSVTPLAGAAARLPSILAVRIWPAADYTRVTLEHDAPFKFTHFTVENPDRLVVDIEGVEFNSVLDSLARKVATDDPNIKLLRAGRFKPGVVRLVMELKGKVNPQVFTLEPAGEYGRRLVLDVYPVNPPDPMMALLEGRKDAVEPLKNEQDFQVADKHADESAGKRPDKTIEAPEVQTSKKSGKPIVDRLVTITLDPGHGGEDPGAIGKAGTYEKNVTLEVARRLKARIDAEPNMRAVLTRDSDFFVPLQMRVQKARRIQSDLFLSIHADGWIRPDARGSSVFVLSEKGASSTQARLLAQKENQADLIGGVNLGSKDMFLARTLLDLSQTGTINDSLKLGKYLLGELGTINTLHKASVEQAGFAVLKAPDIPSALIETAFISNPEEEARLNDDAYQEKLAGAIVRGIRQYFIKHPPGPKSRLALLG